In Gemmatimonadaceae bacterium, the genomic stretch CTCATGCTGCGCCGTCGATTCGATCGCGTGCTGCTCGTCGAGCGCGAAGCGATCCTGCTCGGCCGCGCCTCGCTGAACAATCAGGCGCGCGTGCACGGCGGATATCACTATCCGCGCAGTATTCTGACGTCGCTCCGGTCGCGCCACAACTATCCGCGGTTCGTAGATGAATACGGCGACTGCATCGATCGCTCGTTTCCGCATTACTACGCCGTCGCGCGTGGCGTGTCGAAGGTGACGGGCAACCAGTTCGCCGAATTCTGCCGCCGGATCGAAGCGCCGCTGTCGAAGGCGCCGGCCGCGGTGGCGCGCCTGTTCGATTCCACCCGCGTCGATGCCGTGTTCGAGGTACAGGAATGTGCGTTCGACGCCGTGAAGCTGCGCGAACGGACCAGCCGCGAGCTCGTTGACACGGGCGTCGAAGTGCGCACGTCGACGGAAGCCGTGAGCGTGCGCAACGCACCGGACGGAGCGCGCGTCACCTTGCGACACGCCGGCGCGGAAAGCGAGGTCCTGTCATCGCTCGTGCTGAACTGCACCTACTCGCGCGGCAATCAGCTGCTCGAGCATTCGGCGGCGGCACGCATTCCCATGAAGCATGAGCTGACGGAGATGGCCATCGTTCACCCACCCGATGAGCTCCAGGGCGCGGCCGTCACCGTGATGGACGGTCCCTTCTTTTCGCTCATGCCGTATCCGCCGCGCGGATTGTTTTCCTTGAGCCACGTTCGATACACGCCGCATTGCAGCTGGGACGACAATCGGTCGGCGGAACAGGCGCTCGCCTGCGCCCAATCGCGATTCTCGCACATGGCGCACGACGCGGCGCGCTACCTTCCGTGCATGCGCAACACGCGCTACGTCGATTCACTGTGGGAGATCAAAACGGTGATGCCGCGCAGCGAGCAGGACGACAGCCGGCCGATTCTCTTCCGCCGCAGCGCCGAGCTGCCGGCGGTGATCACCGTCCTCGGTGCGAAGATCGACAGTGTGTACGACGTCGAGGACGCTTTGGCGCAGGCGCACAGCTCGTGATCGAATCGCTCGTCTCCATCGTTGCTCCGCTCGACAACGACGACACGAGCGCCGTCGAGGCGTTCGTCGCCGAAACCGTCGAGGTGCTGCGCAATCTCGTGACGCACTACGAGATCGTGCTGGTGGACGATGGCGCGCCCGAAGCCACCGTCGCGAGTGTCCGCGCGCTCCTCGGCCGCTACGACTTCGTTCGGTTCCTGCGCTTGTCGCGCCACTTCGGCGAAGAGACGGCGATCGCCGCGGGGCTCGATGCGGCCATCGGCGACTACGCGGTCGTCATGCTGCCGAACATGGATCCGCCGTCGCTCATCCCGGAATTTCTCGACCGCGTCCGCGGCGGCGCGGACATCGTGTACGGCGTGCGGCTCCATCGAAAGGCGGAGCCGTTCTGGTATCGCGTGGGCGCGCGCGTGTTCTACTGGTACATCAATTCCGTCGTCAAAGCGGGCATCCCGAAGGATTCGACGCAGTTCCGCTGCATGACGCGGCAGGTCGTCAACGCCATCGGACAGATCCGCGCGCCCGATCAGTACCTCCGCCTGTTGACGTCGTACGTCGGCTTTCGGAAGCACGCGCTGCCATACTCGCCGATCAACCGCTCGGGACGCGCCAACGTGCGGCCCAAGGGCGAAGCGCTCGAGCTGGCGCGCGCGTTGGTGATGGACCACACGACGCACCCGCTCCGGGCGGTCGTGCGGATTGGACTGCTGATCGCGCTCGTGGACTTTGTCTGGACCCTCGTCGACCGCGGCGTCGATCCCGCGTCGCGGCACATCGCGTTCGCGCTGTTCATCATCGCGTGCATGATCACGATGCTCGCCGAATACGTCGGCGGTTTGTCGCGCCGCATGCGCGACCGGCCGGCCTATTACGTCCGCGAAGAACAGACGAGCTCCGTGATGCTGCGCGAGGAGCGTCGCAACGTGGTGTCGCAGTGACGGACGATTCCGCCGAGGCGAGATCCTGGATTCGTCTGGCGTCGTTCGCGACCCTGGTGCTGTGTGTCGCCGGCTTCGTCGCCATTCCCGATTCGAACCGGCACCTGCTGCAGTATCGCAGTCTGTTCTACGAGCAATTCGCGCGCTTCGAGCCGCCTGCGTTGGTGTTGATTGCCGCGTTCGCGGTCGCCGCGCTGATCCTGAGCTTTCGCGCGCCACAAGCACCCGAGCCCGACGCAGAACCACGCGTCTTGAACTGGCTCTCCACCGATCGGCGCGCCCTGTGGCTCACGGCGGCGTTCGCCGCGGTCGTCGTGTTCCTCGGCTTCGCTTTCATATTTCATCATTACTTCCTCGCCGACGACGAGAACGCCGGCTGGGTGCAGGCGCTCATCTTCGCGCACGGGAAGACGAGCGCGGTCGTTCCGCAGCCGTGGTGCCGCTGGATTGGCGCGATGACGCCAACGACCGTTGCGATCACGCCGCCGTGCGGCTGGAACCTGCAGTTCTTTCTGCCTGTCCACTCGCTGATTCGAAGCTGGTTCATCGCGCTGCACGTTGACTGGCTCGCCGGACCGCTCACCGCGGTCGTGACGCTGGTGCTCGTGTGGTCGACCGCGCGCATCGCATGGCCCGAGCGCCGCGACCGCGCCGTCATGAGCGTGCTCGTCGTCGCGTTGTCGACGCAGTTCCTCTTCATGTCGATGACGATGTTCTCCGGTCCAACGGACCTCCTGTTCTCGGCGCTCTGGCTATGGCTGTACGTGCAGCGGCGAACGTGGGCAACGCTGTTGTTCCCGTGGGTTGGATTTCTCGCGTTCGGCGTGCACAACCCGCTCACGCACGCGCTGTGGGTGGCGCCGTTCGCGCTGCGCATTCTTCGCCGCCGCGAGTGGAGAACCGTCGCGTATCTCACGATCGTGTATGTCATCGCGATCGCGTTCTGGGCGCATCAGCTGAAGCTCGCGGGGACGGCGGCGTCGGCTAGCACCGGCGTCGTCGCGAAGAGCATCACGTCGGTCACGGTCGGTGGCGCCGCGGTCCGATCGCATTTCGCGGTTCCCGACCTGCTCGACTTGCTCACCACGGCGATGCACGTCACGCTCATCGCCACCTGGAACTCGCCGATTCTGATTCTGGTGCTCTTTCTCTGCGCGCTCGACTGGTCTGGGTTGGACGACCTCGGGCGCGATCTGCTGCTCGGCGTCCTCGTCATGATCGCGGTGCGCGCCGTCGAGCCCGTGACGCAGGGAGAAGGCTGGGGATACCGGTTCGTATATCCAGGAGTCATCAACTTCGGGCTGCTCGCCGCGCTCGGCATCGATACGATCGCCAGCGCGATCGGACGCAGGCGCGCGTATGCATTCGCGGCGGCATCGCTCGTCGCGAGTCTCGTGATTCAGCTCCCCATGCGCGCCGTGCAGGTCGAGCATCTCGTCGGGCCGTACGCGCGCACCTATCAGTGGGTCGCCAGTCGCAACGCCGACGTCGTCGTCTTTCCGCTGCAGTACGTTCGCTGGGGAAGGCAGATGCTTCGCAACGACCCGTTCCTGCGCAATTCGCCGAAGCTCGTCGACGCCTATGAGCTCGACAAGGCAAACCTCGCCGCCCTGCAAGCACAGTTTCCCGGGCGGGTGCTGGTGCTCACGCGAAAAGACGTGCTGCAATTTGGCGCGGAGACGGCGCCGATCATCGTCGGCGGTTTGATCCTGACGCAGTGATGAAGCGCTGATGCTCGTCCCACAGGCTCCAGGCATTCCAGCGCACGAGCGCCACATCTTTGCCCCTCGGCGATACAGATATTGTGTCGCTGTTTTCTGTATCAACGAAGGCGAGCGCATTCGCGCTCAGCTCCGCGGGATGTCGGCGTTGGCCGATACGATCGACATCGTCGTCGCCGACGGCGGCAGCACCGACGGGTCGCTCGACGTCCCGACACTCGGGGAGTTCCGCCTGCGCGCGCTGCTCGTCAAGCGCGGGCCCGGAAAGCTCAGCGCACAGATGCGCATGGCCATCGCGTTCGCGCTCGAGGAAGGATACGACGGACTGATCGTGATCGACGGCAACGGCAAGGACGACTTCACCGCCATTCCGCGGTTCATCGAGCTGCTCGACCAGGGCTTCGACCACATTCAGGGCTCGCGCTACATCCCGGGCGGCCACGGCATCAACACGCCGCGCAGCCGCACGCTCGGTGTGAAGCTGTTGCATGCTCCGCTCATCAGTCTCGCCGCCGGCGCGCGATACACCGACACGACGAACGGCTTTCGCGCCTACAGCCGGCGATTGCTCGCGGACCCGCGCGTGGCGCCGCTCCGCGACATATTCACGGGGTACGAGCTGCACTACTATCTCGCCATCCGCGCCGCTCGGCTTGGGCTCAGGGTGACCGAAACACCGGTCACGCGACGCTATCCCGAGCGCGGCGCCATACCGACCAAGATCAGCCCCGTGAAAGGAAATCTTCTCATTCTTCGCACGCTCGCCGCGGCGGCGCTCGGGCGATACAACCCATGAGCGACGATCGAAGCGCCGCCATCATCGGCCACACAGGCTTCGTCGGCAGCAACCTGCTGCGCCAGCGCTCGTTCGACGACTGCTTCAATTCGCGGAACATCGACCAGATCGACGGACGCAGCTTCGACCTGCTCATCGTCTCGGGCGCGCGCGCCGAAAAGTGGAAGGCGAACGCCGAGCCCGAACGCGACCTCGACAACATCGAACAGCTGTTCAAGGCATTGAGCCACGTCAATGCACGCAAAGTCGTGCTGATCTCCACGGTCGACGTGTTCATTCAACCAGTCGGCGTCGACGAAGACTCGCCGACGCCAATGGACGGTCTGCACGCCTACGGCCGGCATCGGCGCCGACTGGAGCAGCTCGTCTCCGCGCGCTTCGACGCGCTCGTCGTGCGACTCGCCGCGCTCTACGGCCCCGGTCTCAAGAAGAACGTCATCTTCGATTTCCTGCACGATAACGACGTGCGGAAGATCGATTCGCGGGCCGTATTCCAGTTCTATGATATCGGCCGCTTGTGGCGCGACATCAGGATCGCCATGAACAACGAGCTTCCGCTCGTGCATCTGCCCACGGAGCCCGTCACCGCCGCCGAGGTCGCGCGCGCGGCGTTCGACCTCGATTTCGAGAACGAGGTTGCCGAGCGGCCCGCGCGCTACGACGTGCAGACGCGATACGCGCATCTCTTCGGCGGAGAAGGGCGCTACGTCGAGGACAAACCGCGCGAGCTGCAAGGCATCGCCGAGTTCGTGCGGCAAGAACGTTCGAAATGAAGGGCCTCGCGGTCTCGAACATTGCGTGGACGCCTGAAGAGGACGAGGCGATGGCGGCAATGCTTCGCGACGAAGGCGTTACGGCGATCGAGCTCGCCCCAACCGCCTGGCGAAGCGAACCCTACGACGCGTCACACGCCGACGTGCTCGCGTTGCGCGACACCTGGAAGAACCGCGGGCTGAGTGTCGTGTCGCTCCAATCGCTGCTGTTTGGCCGCCCCGACCTGCAACTGTTCGGCGACGATAGCGTGCGGCGAGCGCTCGCGGAGTACATGAGGCGCGCAATGGACTTCGCGCGCACGCTCGGCGCGCGCACGCTCGTGTTCGGCTCGCCGAAGAATCGCCGCCGAGGCGATTTGCCGCTCGCCAATGCGCTCGAGATCGCCGCCGACTTCTTTCGCGATCTTGGCCCGTACGCCGCGAACGCCGATGTCACGATCTGCATCGAGGCGAACCCAGCCGACTACGGGGGCGACTTCATTCTCACAACTGACGAAGCCGTCGAGCTGGCCCGTTCGGTCGATCACCCGAACATTCGAGTGAACGGCGACCTCGGCGGGATGATGCTTGCGGGTGACGACATCGCTCGAACGATCGCGAGCTCGGCGCCATGGCTCGCGCACTTTCATGCGAGTGAGCCGGCGCTTGCCGAATTGTCAAATGCGGCGACACACGAGCTTGCCGGTACCGCGCTCGAGCAGGCCGGCTACACCGGCTGGGTGAGTATCGAAATGCGTCGCGCGGCGAGCGGGTCGAATGTCGACGCCGTCCGCCGCGCGATTCGTGTGGCCAGTCGCTCGTATTAGGAACGACTCGTCATCTATACCTTCACCGCCGCGACGCGGTTCGCGTCACCAACCGCGTGTCGCGCGTTCCGACGTAGAGCATGCGTGATTCGGTCGCTCGCGTGTCGCGCAGCACGTTGGCCGTCGCGCTCGACTTGAGCTCGTCCGCGACGTCGTCGGGCGTCGCGTTCGGATGCGTCTCGAGATAGAGCGCCGCCGCACCGCTCACATATCCCGCCGACATCGACGTGCCGTTCCACAACTGCGTGATCGGCGCGAACGAGCGATCGAGGCTCGGCAGCAGTACCGAGTCGCCCGGCGCGTACAGGTCGATGCACGCACCGAACGCCGTGCCCGGCGAGCGGCGATCGATCATCTGCGTACCGCCGTTCGGCAGCGGCTCCGACGTCACGGCCGACGCGCCGACGACGATCGTGCCCTGCGCGTTCCCCGGCGACACCTTGCACGCATCGATGTCGAGATTGCCCGCGGACACGATCACCGGAATGCCCGCCGCGCGCAGTTCATTCACCGCACTGTCCAGTGCGGGGATTCGCGAGGCGGTATCGGCGATGAACGACCAGTTCGCGATCGCCGGTCCCGGATGTTGCTTGTGATCTTCGATCACCCACCGGGCGCCGTCGACGATCGCGCGAATCGTCCCACGGAGCTTCTCGCACTGCACCATCTTCACGTCGACGATCTCCGCATCGGGCGCGACGCCGAGTGTCGAACCGGCGATCGCGCCGGCAACGGCGGTGCCGTGCGCGTTGCAGATCTTTGGATCATCCGGGAATCCGGAGAAGCCAATGCGAACGCGGCCGGCGAGCTCGGGATGCGTTGTCGAGACGCCGCCGTCGAACACGTACACGGTCACGCCCTTGCCCGTTGCCGGATGCCGATATGTGTGATCGAGCGGCAACCCGCGTTGATCGATGCGATCGAGCGCGAACGAGATGGTGGACGTCGAGTAGACGATGGCCGGCCGGGCGCTGCTGCTTGCAAGACTGTAGATGCTGCTCGACTCATCGAGCGACGGCGTCGTGCTCGCCAGGCCCGGCCGCGACACGTGCGCACACCCAGCCAGAATCGCGGCGGCGCTCAATGCTCCGAGGCCGAACGAGATGCTGTTGTGGGTCAGAACGCGGAGACGCATGAGACAGCCGGTTTGAAGTTCCCTGCTCGCGAGGCATCTGCGATGCGGCCGCGAGACTTCCTGCGAATACGTGCTAAAGGAATTGGCGTGCCACGCCGACGTGCGCGTCATGAGTTTCGCTTTTCACGTGTCGTCCCGAGCGACGTGGTACGCTCGATGCTTTATCGACAGGCGCTCGGGGCGAGCGGTAGTGGCGGCGGTGTGGCGGCGGGGCGGGCGCTTTAGCTCGAGTGAGATGAGAGCACGTTGAGACGAACGGCAACGGCGGAGCACCTGTCGAGGTGCTCCGCCGCTTGTTTGTGTTTCTGAATGGTGCGTCGTTCCAGTTCTCTCGTTCGCTCTCGCTCGCTCTCGTTCGCTCTCGCTCGCTCTATTTCGCTCCACCGTGCGGTCCGCCGCCGCCGTAGTTGCTCTGATGCTCGTCGTCGTGCTCACCCGGTGGAACGCCGCGACGGGCTTCCTGTCCCGCCTCCGTACCG encodes the following:
- a CDS encoding sugar phosphate isomerase/epimerase family protein; the encoded protein is MKGLAVSNIAWTPEEDEAMAAMLRDEGVTAIELAPTAWRSEPYDASHADVLALRDTWKNRGLSVVSLQSLLFGRPDLQLFGDDSVRRALAEYMRRAMDFARTLGARTLVFGSPKNRRRGDLPLANALEIAADFFRDLGPYAANADVTICIEANPADYGGDFILTTDEAVELARSVDHPNIRVNGDLGGMMLAGDDIARTIASSAPWLAHFHASEPALAELSNAATHELAGTALEQAGYTGWVSIEMRRAASGSNVDAVRRAIRVASRSY
- a CDS encoding NAD(P)-dependent oxidoreductase yields the protein MSDDRSAAIIGHTGFVGSNLLRQRSFDDCFNSRNIDQIDGRSFDLLIVSGARAEKWKANAEPERDLDNIEQLFKALSHVNARKVVLISTVDVFIQPVGVDEDSPTPMDGLHAYGRHRRRLEQLVSARFDALVVRLAALYGPGLKKNVIFDFLHDNDVRKIDSRAVFQFYDIGRLWRDIRIAMNNELPLVHLPTEPVTAAEVARAAFDLDFENEVAERPARYDVQTRYAHLFGGEGRYVEDKPRELQGIAEFVRQERSK
- a CDS encoding S8 family peptidase, whose product is MRLRVLTHNSISFGLGALSAAAILAGCAHVSRPGLASTTPSLDESSSIYSLASSSARPAIVYSTSTISFALDRIDQRGLPLDHTYRHPATGKGVTVYVFDGGVSTTHPELAGRVRIGFSGFPDDPKICNAHGTAVAGAIAGSTLGVAPDAEIVDVKMVQCEKLRGTIRAIVDGARWVIEDHKQHPGPAIANWSFIADTASRIPALDSAVNELRAAGIPVIVSAGNLDIDACKVSPGNAQGTIVVGASAVTSEPLPNGGTQMIDRRSPGTAFGACIDLYAPGDSVLLPSLDRSFAPITQLWNGTSMSAGYVSGAAALYLETHPNATPDDVADELKSSATANVLRDTRATESRMLYVGTRDTRLVTRTASRR
- a CDS encoding FAD-dependent oxidoreductase translates to MSTPAPTPAPTPASARKSTARYDALIVGGGFYGARLALMLRRRFDRVLLVEREAILLGRASLNNQARVHGGYHYPRSILTSLRSRHNYPRFVDEYGDCIDRSFPHYYAVARGVSKVTGNQFAEFCRRIEAPLSKAPAAVARLFDSTRVDAVFEVQECAFDAVKLRERTSRELVDTGVEVRTSTEAVSVRNAPDGARVTLRHAGAESEVLSSLVLNCTYSRGNQLLEHSAAARIPMKHELTEMAIVHPPDELQGAAVTVMDGPFFSLMPYPPRGLFSLSHVRYTPHCSWDDNRSAEQALACAQSRFSHMAHDAARYLPCMRNTRYVDSLWEIKTVMPRSEQDDSRPILFRRSAELPAVITVLGAKIDSVYDVEDALAQAHSS
- a CDS encoding glycosyltransferase family 2 protein; protein product: MIESLVSIVAPLDNDDTSAVEAFVAETVEVLRNLVTHYEIVLVDDGAPEATVASVRALLGRYDFVRFLRLSRHFGEETAIAAGLDAAIGDYAVVMLPNMDPPSLIPEFLDRVRGGADIVYGVRLHRKAEPFWYRVGARVFYWYINSVVKAGIPKDSTQFRCMTRQVVNAIGQIRAPDQYLRLLTSYVGFRKHALPYSPINRSGRANVRPKGEALELARALVMDHTTHPLRAVVRIGLLIALVDFVWTLVDRGVDPASRHIAFALFIIACMITMLAEYVGGLSRRMRDRPAYYVREEQTSSVMLREERRNVVSQ
- a CDS encoding glycosyltransferase family 2 protein, whose protein sequence is MLVPQAPGIPAHERHIFAPRRYRYCVAVFCINEGERIRAQLRGMSALADTIDIVVADGGSTDGSLDVPTLGEFRLRALLVKRGPGKLSAQMRMAIAFALEEGYDGLIVIDGNGKDDFTAIPRFIELLDQGFDHIQGSRYIPGGHGINTPRSRTLGVKLLHAPLISLAAGARYTDTTNGFRAYSRRLLADPRVAPLRDIFTGYELHYYLAIRAARLGLRVTETPVTRRYPERGAIPTKISPVKGNLLILRTLAAAALGRYNP